The following coding sequences are from one Caloenas nicobarica isolate bCalNic1 chromosome 25, bCalNic1.hap1, whole genome shotgun sequence window:
- the PRNP gene encoding major prion protein homolog codes for MAKLLATCCLVILLLGAWTDVAFSKKGKGKPSGGGWGTGSHRQPSYPRQPGYPQNPGYPHNPGYPHNPGYPHNPGWGQGYNPSSGGTYYNQKPWKPPKSKTNLKHVAGAAAAGAVVGGLGGYAMGRVMSGMHYRFDSPDEYRWWDENASRYPNRVYYRDYSSPVSQDIFVADCFNITVTEYNIGPAAKKNASDAGPGANQTETELETKVVTKVIREMCVQQYREYRLASGIRLHLADASLAALLLLTLVVLH; via the coding sequence ATGGCCAAGCTCCTTGCCACCTGCTGCCTGGTGATCCTGCTCCTCGGCGCCTGGACCGACGTCGCCTTCTCCaagaaaggcaaaggcaaacccAGCGGCGGCGGCTGGGGCACCGGGAGCCACCGCCAGCCCAGCTACCCCCGCCAGCCCGGCTACCCCCAAAATCCCGGTTATCCCCATAACCCGGGGTACCCCCACAACCCAGGCTACCCCCACAACCCAGGGTGGGGCCAGGGTTACAACCCATCCAGCGGAGGAACCTACTACAACCAAAAACCGTGGAAACCCCCCAAATCCAAGACCAACCTCAAGCACGtggccggggcggcggcggcgggcgccgTGGTGGGAGGTTTGGGGGGTTACGCCATGGGCCGCGTCATGTCGGGGATGCACTATCGCTTCGACAGCCCCGACGAGTACCGCTGGTGGGACGAGAATGCCTCGCGCTACCCCAACCGCGTCTACTACCGCGACTACAGCAGCCCCGTCTCGCAGGACATCTTCGTCGCCGACTGCTTCAACATCACGGTGACCGAGTACAACATCGGCCCCGCCGCCAAGAAAAACGCCTCGGACGCCGGGCCCGGGGCGAACCAGACGGAGACGGAGCTGGAGACCAAGGTGGTGACCAAGGTGATCCGGGAGATGTGCGTGCAGCAGTACCGCGAGTACCGCCTGGCCTCCGGCATCCGGCTGCACCTCGCTGACGCCTCCCTggccgccctcctcctcctcaccctcgTCGTCCTGCACTGA
- the RASSF2 gene encoding ras association domain-containing protein 2 produces the protein MDYGGCEYLVPCGKDKFIAKNELLLHLKTYNIYYEGQNLQLRHREEEGELIVEGLLNISWGLRRPIRLQMQDDNQRIRPPPSSSSWHSGCNLGAHGSVLKPSTLPDIQVTDADAPNTDAAAKSQAEETPQLMRTRSDVGVRRRGSSRTPSEQRRIRRHRFSINGHFYNHKTSVFTPAYGSVTNVRINSTMTTPQVLKLLLNKFKIENSAEEFALYIVHTSGEKQKLRASDYPLIARILQGPCEQVSKVFLMEKDQVEEITYDVAQYIKFEMPVLRSFIQKLEEEEDREVKKLMRKYSILRLMIEQRLEEISEGPTAM, from the exons ATGGATTACGGCGGCTGCGAGTACCTGGTTCCCTGCGGAAAAGACAAATTCATCGCCAA aaatGAGCTGCTTTTACACTTGAAGACCTACAACATCTACTACGAAGGGCAAAATTTACAACTGCGGCACCGggag GAGGAAGGTGAACTCATCGTGGAGGGGCTGCTGAACATCTCGTGGGGTTTGCGCCGGCCCATCCGGCTGCAGATGCAGGACGACAACCAGCGCATCCGCCccccgccctcctcctcctcctggcactCGGGCTGCAACCTGGGAGCCCACGG GTCCGTGCTGAAGCCCAGCACCTTGCCGGACATCCAGGTTACGGATGCGGATGCTCCAAACACGGATGCAG CCGCCAAGTCGCAGGCGGAGGAGACGCCGCAGCTGATGCGGACGCGGAGCGACGTGGGGGTGCGACGGCGGGGCAGCTCCCGCACCCCCAGCGAGCAGCGGCGCATCCGCCGCCACCGCTTCTCCATCAACGGCCACTTCTACAACCACAAG ACGTCCGTGTTCACGCCGGCGTACGGCTCCGTCACCAACGTCCGGATAAACAGCACCATGACGACGCCCCAGGTCCTCAAACTGCTGCTCAATAAATTCAAG ATTGAAAACTCGGCGGAGGAGTTTGCGCTCTACATCGTCCACACCAGCGGAG agaagcagaagctgcGAGCCAGCGATTACCCCCTGATCGCCCGCATCCTGCAAGGCCCCTGCGAGCAGGTCTCCAAGGTCTTCCTCATGGAGAAGGACCAGGTGGAAGAAATCACCTACGAC GTCGCTCAGTACATCAAATTCGAGATGCCCGTCCTCAGGAGCTTCATccagaagctggaggaagaggaggatcGCGAAGTGAAGAAGCTAATGCGCAA ATACTCCATCCTCCGGCTGATGATcgagcagaggctggaggagatTTCCGAAGGTCCCACGGCGATGTGA